From the Xenopus laevis strain J_2021 chromosome 7L, Xenopus_laevis_v10.1, whole genome shotgun sequence genome, the window GATGATATCATATGTCTATAGGCCTTTTCAGTTTAGAAATATGCCATATAGGCCTCCAGTTATTGATATTTCCCTTACTGAGAGGTGAGTTTGCACCAATGCCAGATGAACCAAAGCATTGCATTTTAATCATCATAAACATAATagtacaaaaatctttttttgtttttcaggaacAAGGGAGGCAGCATTTGTGTATGCCATATCTTCTGCTGGTGTTGCCTTTGCTGTTACAAGAGCTTGCAGTAGTGGTGATCTTGAGAAATGTGGCTGTGATAGGACTGTGCATGGTGTCAGCCCGCAAGGTAGGTACATACATTAGTTAAAGGCCGAACCATATCAGTAATTACAAGGCACAGAAAAATTATTCTTCCACTTTTACtcaaaggggtttatttactaaaccaccaccaaactcccatgcccaatttgaccttatttattaattaaaaaaacagaattaatcGGATCTGGCAAAACCCCATTAAAATTGAGCGGAAATTCGAATTGTCCGTTTTTTTCTggagttttttccagaatcgccCAGGGcaaaccacgataacttcaaattgagattcgtgcctctcctattgacttataaagcacctcgacaggtctgagatggcagattttcagattccggCTTTTTGCATCATCGgggaataatacattttgaaaaattttaggtttttctgACCAGTCAGTCAGTAGTAGGAAAATGCTTACATGGGGTGTGTTCCCTTTGACATCCTGTGATAGACCTGACTTGCTTTTGGAGCCTTTTTGGTTGTGTATAATTTGAATCTGTATATTGAATCCGAGTataaggagagtataacagtgctttattagcaggctctcatgcagccattacacaacagtcattttcactttcacctttaagttgtcaggaagtatgcacagtataagtctgggcacagtgacatctacaggccatttgtataaacaccacatattccccctatagtaggagagcatttgggcaaatgtaataaacaacaacaatgcatcttcaagcaaaaatatactgtacattattcacatcacatattcctgggtccatgcaggtagttttctgattctttcaGTATGCCtgataggttcactttcttcaggcctattgcagttgacatcaggagtaggaaaatgtccttcatcaaatggagcttctccaaagtcatatctaacaggagcaagacgacttgcattccatatgcgtccatcagacagttcatatgtgtatggtcctcgctggcctCTCACTTCAaatggtgtagtaaatttagattgtccttgtttcaatattcctggtttcttaattctgactaaagatccaggctgaaagtgcacttctcttgcaccacgttttctgtcagtataagccttgcatttggcttgttgacgtttcacaagcttttcacaagcttgaaaaaaggctctgtgtagcctggaacgtcgcttatccaggtcctgccaaatgttctaataaaggcatttttatctacaaaaatcttCCTGTTTTGGTGCTGTACGTCAATCAAATACTTTGAAAAGGATTGGAAGGTGGCCAGTCAGGGTACATGCACCAGGCTCTATAGATTGACAAAGTTTGGGAGCTGATTCTACTATACAAGCaagacgtttcacaatgtcagcagtagatgattttgtaggcacagtattttgtggaagtttgatgtctgcaacatctaacttagtgcgcatctgtcatgccatgtaataattcagcaggagatgattgggtttttgcatggcacgttgctctgttgttatgtaggaactctgttgtaaatactttccaaaatttcccagtaagatttgctctctgtagtgcttctttcagacttctgttgaatcgctcgatttctccatttgcttgtgggtaatacactgaagatttcctatgcacaatattcctctctctcagaaaggattcaaactcataggagacaaactgtggtcaattgtctgatattaactcctttggattaccttctctgctgaagactgtagccagagatgttattactgtagctgatgttatatgagaaacaaatgcaatttcaggccatttactgtaatagtctatcaaggttacagcaaatctacagtctataggagcatctgtaaaaggaccgacaatatcaatagcaagtttttcccatgctgaatcagaaaatggtactggttttacatctggtctcaacttaactttgtgtacaaatttttttgcacagcccagtgaagtgttgctttgtggtgaaattttagacactggctgtgtggcaggcactggtgctgtattaatgagaccatcaactaattgtaggtttaatgcagcaaagagatcccttccaggTATAGCAGTAcctttattcacaatgtaaaagtcacattttgcagtatttgattcaaattgtacagtcactggcaagcaaacaagcacagggattggatcctttaagtaactgaccgtttcagggcaggtgcaacaagtggatcttttgcaaagtatttcaagaaaatatcctttggtagtatagaaacagctgaacctgtatcaagcatcaggttaatggagtgtcccttgtcagcagaagcagtactgacactgacactgacatataaacttgtctggaataaatgtaccagctttatccacacttaatactgtgacatttgtagtagtgacttcatgaacatctttagcagaactacggcagatcttagcaaaatgtcctacttttgtgcatttgcagcaacgtttagcttttgcaggacatgtaacataatttgcagtgcGTTGTAttgaaccacagcgaaaacagtattttcaatttgtatttgctgcacagtattgcagtgtaggtgaatccctttccttagcactgtattttgcctgtgccTGTGtgttattaggccacagtgttgaattcaaaatctgtacattcccagcagttccctgactgagttttagcctctgccactgctgtttcaatttggctagcaactgtaatagcctttgcaagggttaaatcctgctctaggagcagtctctctctaatgcgaggtgagtttgttttttccactatttggtctcttagcatttcatctgttggGTAccaaaactcacaggtaacaaccagctctctcaaagctgctacaaattgttctgtggattcgccattacgttgtccacgtttgcggaatttatatctttcagcaaccacatttactcttggcacgaaaaagttctttatagcagtaagtgcagtttcataagtatcatcaggtaatggtaatgtatagaatatacgctgtccctctgctcccaggcagtgaataagtaaagcacgctttctagcagcagaaatttccccttggtcagcagcaacaatgtaattttcaaacatatggatccaagcagtaaaaggtatggtaggctcccCAGGGTTtgaaagaaaaggtgcaggctgctgcagaggtagaagagccatctcgtcatcggtctgttatgttttgggtagcagaggatgaggagagtataacagtgctttattagcaggctctcatgcagccattacacaacagtcacATTCactttcacctttaagttgtcagaagtatgcacagtataagtctgggcacagtgacatctacaggccattcgtataaacaccacaatttgGAATTATTATTATGAGTGAAAGGTGCCATGCTCCTTGATTTGACAAGTAAATGTATGAATTATCATCCTAAATTAtaatattgtttgaaaaaaacatttcctggTTGCTGAAACAATTATTTCTCCAAACCAAAACCTTTGCTTTTACAGTATCTCCCAAAAAAGTGTTGTGTAATTTGCCAGGATAACATCTAtcttaaaaaacagaaatctttATAATCGAGTAATATAGTTTCTTACAATAGAGAATTTCACACCTGCACACCTCTTCCAACTTAAATTAAACTAAATAAACGCCAGTGGTTAAATCATCAGACGTGAATTTTAGTGACCTTTCAGGACCAGCAGAAGTAGtaaataacttgagaaaaaacaTTATCTTGTTCTTATTGAAATGAGTATTTTGCAACAATTATCATTATCTTGATACCCGGTGTATATGTATCTTATATCATATCTGTGCCTTGTTACTAATGGTTGTTTTATCATGAAAGATCAGAATTTATATTCTTTTGTGTTATGTATGTGTAGGGTTCCAGTGGTCTGGCTGCTcagataacattttatatggagtCGCCTTTTCCCAGTCATTTGTGGATGTCAGAGAGAGAAGTAAAGGAGGCTCCTCTAGTCGTGCTCTAATGAACCTCCATAATAATGAAGCTGGTCGCAAGGTAATTAAATATTGTGtcatgctttatttttttgtgattaaaagttTGTGTAACAAACAGTATCAATAACGGCCTTTATCTAACATATTATGCTCTGTGTACAAAAGTATACAATAAGCCGAGAGTAGGCTTAGGAAAGAAAGATGCTAGATATAAAACAAAGGTTGGCTGACATCACTCTGATGTTTTTATCTATAAATGTGTAATGCTAAATCATACGGTGATGTATAATATGTTTATGTAAGTTATGCCTTTGTCTAAGCGTGGATGTTGCAGTTGGGAAATTGTGGCTTTCCTGAGAAACTGTTTCAAACATAAGACAGTGTTGGTATCAGAATTAATTCTCAGACTTAAATCAAATGGTAGTTTCCCATGTTCTCAAAAATATGACTGTTTTCTGGGCTGGATTTTTTTTAGAGGATATTGGAGAGCGAGTACTGTACTGTTGCTTAGCCCTTTCCAGACTTAGAGAGTGAGCTGTGTGTTTTTCTAAACAGTTTAGGATCTTTCCTAGAGTAGCAGTTTTTATTCCATATTATAGATTTGGATCATATGGGAAAGTTATATGAATTTTCTGTCTGTCCTTGGTCATGCCTGGGAACTATTCACTCCCAGTTAATATCCGTAAAACTGGCATAGTAGTATTTACTAAAATACCTAGATTTCTTTAGAGATGGGTCGAGATGAAGTTATAGGCAGGGTTTTGAAGGTCTTTGAGAACTACTGATGGGGCTGCTACAAATAATTTTTCAAGTTAAGATAAGAGTTTGggaaaatacatattaatagcTGATATTTTTTAGAaccactgtttattattattgtattaagaTACTGTAGTTTTGAGCATATAGCAgggaaagagggggggggggttatgtggATTCTAAGGTAGGCAGTataatctgttttttatttatagaggaactcaaagtgatattgacactaaaaattttcttttcaaaatattaatctacattaaaagttacctgtaggtcatgttgaacatttttcgctgatagttctccttttgtaagtaattgttacttgaagttcctaaacctgactgttttgccaacctgactgtcccttcccaACCtctcagttagagattctaatgctaacggacttctgctgcacaaatatggcaaccccctcatagaggaacagggtagtaagaaaggtaatgtgaaagcatcagacaaatacttttatggcataattataaatagcattcaaagacaatattatgatagataataaaaaaggttattttctgatgtcagtatctctttaaccctTAATCCTTATAGCATTTGGTCTGGCATGTGAAGCGGAAGAGCTTCTGTTTtactaatgtatattttataatttcaGACAGTGTCACATTCCTCCAGAGTTGTATGTATATTAAGTATTGAAACATGGGCATTTctcataataaaaaaggaaaaattgtttgttgTTTGCGAATGTTTGTCATTTCTGCTAATGGTTCTATACTAAAGTCATAGCTGCAACATGGCAGGGGACAGCCCTGCCTGGtacaatttattttcataaaattccTTTTGCTTTGtgatagtatttttttaattaagaagaATGGGCCTGAGAAATGTATTCATCATGGTAATGCAAACATATTAGTTCAGTCTTGGtaagcaaatgctttttttttgtctagATTCAGAactaattgagtttttttccttctatttattTCAATTGTCTTTTGCTTTTACACGTGCTGCCTCCGCCCTGTCACCCATGTATACAACCAAATCAAGACGGTCATGATTGTATTTGAACTTCAAGAATTTAACCTTAGGGCTTAAATTAATAGTAAAGTTTTTGTACTGATATTCTGCAGTGGGGGTTGATTAGGTGGGAGGCTTCTGGTGACCTTTTCCCTCTCCCTGTGGTTGTAGAAGCATCATGTTAAAGGAATACTAGCTTGTCCATTAGGTAATTAGTGGATGCTGTGAACAATCAGTTTAAATGGGTACCCCCCAAATAGGGTATTTTGTGCTCTTTGTTAATTCTACAGGGCAACAGTCTGTGTACATCTGTGCTTTTTGGACTCAATGTATTACTTTGTTGGTATTTGGGAGAGTATTACCTTTTTTGCTTTCAGCATAATGGTGGTATGTAACAATTTGTGCTTGCATCGGTTTCTTGGAATCCCTAAATTCTCAGATTCTGTCAGTTAGATCATCACAAAGACCTGCCTCCTCTCTCTTATGCAGCATTTTTATCTTCCAGTACCAAATATCTCTGGGCTCTTCCATCAGttaatgtctttattttatttgtgccaAAGTGCCGAGGTCATCTTGAGGATCTTTACTTTCTAGCCACCTTCATGGAGAATGCATTGCTTTATGGTGCTGTGCCAGCCACTGCTGTATTATTTGTGCCATTATTGGGGTATTATCTGTAGTCAATAATATATTAGTGGATGGGTAGTAGGACTGACCAGTGTGTTGTGAAAATGGTTCAGTGAAGATGGAGAGCAAGAGGTCACCCTGCTGAGTGTCTGGGACCAATTTGGGACTCCAAGGAACCAGTATAGGAACGATTCATGGAGTAACATTGATGCAACAATCTTTGTCAtactttctttattaaagggatactgtcatgggaaaacatgtttttttcaaaacgcatcagttattagtgctactccagcggacttcagcactgaaatccaattctcaaaatatttttttacattccgttttgaaatctgacatgtggctagacatattgtcagtttcccagctgccccagtcatgtgatgttttcccatgacagtgtccctttaacattAATTAAGTTATTTTATTCCCATTTGGCGGTGCTTCAGTGGAAAATCATTCAAGTCAATTTAGGTATACACCTTTGGTTTATTGTTAAGCCTGTCTATTAGGACATGAGatctgtttacttaggtatgagTTGTATCAATTCCATTACGCTTAGTCTGATGATAACTTTTAGCAAAGTCTTGCTCTGATAGTGACCTTGCACAACTTTGTTATTTTTATCTCATTATTGTTCTTTGATCCATACAAATATTTCAGTCTATCCAAGGGCTGTCAGAGACAGAACCCTCTAGCTGTTATTAAAGATCCATCTTCCATATAGCTTTGGATGatatgatttattttgtattattttgaataaagtgCTTCTTGAAGCCTGGCTTTGGTTACAAAAGACAATAGTTACGAAAGCCTGCAATATAGAGGTCCAGCTGTAAAATATAGTTTGCTTTACTGCCAGCCTGAAATATAGATGTAGATTGAAAAATGTCAtggtttataaaatatttatctctAATTTCTTCCCAGGCCATTTTGAACAATATGAGAGTGGAATGCAAGTGTCATGGTGTATCGGGATCCTGCGAAGTAAAGACATGCTGGAAAGCCATGCCTACTTTTCGCAAAGTTGGAAATGTCCTTAAGGAGAAATTTGATGGGGCTACGGAAGTAGAGCAGAAAAAAATTGGTTCTACAAAAGTGCTGGTTCCAAAGAATTCGCAGTTTAAACCTCACACAGATGAAGACCTTGTCTACTTGGATTCCAGCCCAGATTTCTGTGATCATGACCTAAAGAATGGGGTCTTAGGTACAACTGGTCGGCAGTGTAACAAGACTTCCAAAGCTATAGATGGCTGTGAGCTCATGTGCTGTGGAAGAGGATTTCACACGGAAGAGGTTGAGATAGTAGAGAGGTGTAGTTGCAAATTCCACTGGTGCTGCTTCGTCAAATGTAAACAGTGCCATAAAGTGGTTGAAATGCACACATGCCGGTGATCCCAGCAGGAGGAGGaacttatttcccctttaaagacaatgTGTCTCTCTACAGAGCACCAGTCTCATTCCTTCTACTAGGACTGGTGAAGCTCCAGTAACTGCAAAATCCTATAGAGGggcattttttgttgttatatatatatatatatatatatatatatatatatatatatatagatatatagatatatatatatatatatatatagatatgtgtgtgtgtgtctttgttttttatttattgctggCAAACAATGATAATGTGGGTCAGTATTTCCCATCAACAAatggtggattttttttacttgttgctGCTTCTACAAGGACTGAGAACTGACCCATTAAACTGCTGAAGGTTTGGAACTTTATTATGCAAGAagaaaatggacaaaaaaaactgataaagGATGACCCACTAtccagtttcttattccagtGACATTTAACTAACTTCCACCAAAATGACCAAATTAACTAATGGaaaaacttcattttatttttaaatgaaaacaaaacatgGTAGCCTAGGCATTTTATATCTATatcaatgtatataaaaatatatatatattcacattttgTATTGCAAATATTTCTGGACAAGAAATTGAGGCCGTATATGAGGTCTACAAACAGATTTTGTGCTATTTTCTCATTCCTTGATGGAGAACAGATGATGGACGTAGCTGCACGCTGGTCTCTGCATGGTAACCTGAACCAGCTACTGACCTTTCCGTGTGTTTCCTGCTGAATCCTGTTGGGTTATACCAGGCAAAAGTATTTGGCACTGGGAAACCAGCAGCCTTTGTACTGAGGTTTCAATGTTGGGAAGGGTGTAAtctgtatttttttgcatttttattttattttcttcctgtttgttttgtttcttttcctgCAGTAAATAGTAGGGTCCAATTAAGGAAtgaaaaaacaaacttgaataGACAATTTTCTGGTTCTGAGCCAGAGTGGATATTCCAATGCACAACTTAAGATATAAATATCAGCTCAAATATCAGTGCAGAATACAGTGTCATATTTAATTGGTTCTAACACATGGTTCCCTTGCCCCTTGTGTAAACGCAAAATGCCTTCATTCTTACAAATACAGTGGGGGGAAGGAATACAGGCAAGATATCTCATTTTTATGCTATTGATAAAGCACACAAATATAACGTTAGAGATATTTAATGATCTACAACCGCTAGGCGTGGAAGAAGGGAGGAAGCTTTGAACGTACAGCATAAGAAATCAGATATGTGAGTATCTCAAAAATGCTTAATGATTCACTGGGAGTTTCAGATTTATGACCCACAGAATTTTCTGGTTTACATTCAAGATTCAGGCCCTCTAGAATATAGCCttattattttgcaatatattttagatttccaacaatttatttttgattAGGGTTCTGATAAATCATGGGCAGAATGGAAAATGATCAGGTACATTAGCAATAATGTGCTTCATTGCTAAATTAAATCCAGTCTACCACTCTGTTAGTAAGTAATATGTAAAAAGAGAGTCATGTTATACAGTCCCACCTATTTAATATTGACTAAAAAGACAATTGTGCTCAGTTGTGTTAAGTGGCACAAGTACACTTGCCTATAGCAACCACTAGCTTTGATCAGTTTACTACCAGCAAGAAATGAAAGTAAAGATGAGTTTGGTTACAGTACTGCACTGTTTCAATTTAACACCTGTCTTCATAAATTATGTTCAgtgtctttggggcaaatttctcaaagtgtgaaattagagctcaccacagaaaaattcacctgctttccattcattcctatgagatttttagaagcatatttatcaaatggtgacctTTCACCCACTGATATGTATGAAATATTcttctaaatatcccataggctaaaaaaataaacacttacaataaaaaaacaaacacagaatacaattctttaaaggagaaaggaaccaatcagcaactagcaggacctgatagggaactgaagcctgtctgtgcttgtgtgactgcagggctgtgatagGCTGTactcctcctactgtgcttctagcagggacCATTAgcacacgcccacccctcatttgaaccACAGAcggggaccagagaacatctataggaagctccaataaaggggcgatttttaaagataattttacttaattgcctacaaaattaggggtttttcatttatcctgtatgtctcctttaacttacAAATTAAAACTAATGGCAGGTTAAATTAGCTTTGTAACATTTGACTTGTAATACCCACCACCACCATTCCTCCCCATTCCACCCAAACAAGGACAGTCAACTGTCAAAGTCCACCCCTTTGTCCATATTATCCACCTCCCCTCACCAATCCCACCAACACTCAATGGGTGGCCAGTTTCAAAGTCCTGTCTCTGTCCAAATTGGCTTCCATTTGCCTCCACCAAACCAAAATGTACACAGTCCATACCATAACCCCTTCCTCCACCCAAAAGAAGAAGACCCAAGCCAAAACCCAGACAAAAAGGAAAGGCATCAGTCATAACGAAGACAGAGGCTTGATATCGCTGGAAAGCAGCCACCAAAAATCTGGCTAGTAAATAGGGTGCAAGCATTATGAGGGATTTAATGTCTCTACCTATACTGTAGAGATGTTTTACAATCTTGTCCTGCTCAATGGGAAACATAGAATAAGCTCACCCAGGCTTCTGACATTACACTTGTACATTCAATGCTCGTTATTATGCCATGATCGGGAGTGCCACCATCCCAATTAATACCATTCCCAACTGTAGCTCACATTCAGAATATATATAGAGGAAAGTTACACCCTAATGGTAGATGGTGGCCCCATCTACTGAAACATTTGAGAGGGGTCCTGTTATTATGTAGCTTATTACCCCATGATGACACCACGCTCAAATACTAGAAAAAGAACAACCCAATTAATGACAAGATGGATAGAACAAGTAACAATGTAAAGCCCTTTAGATCTAGCACTGGTTCTGCGGTAACAAGTGTGATAGAGATGTGTAAATTCACTAAAGCTGACCACAAACAAACTTGCTGTCAATGCCTCTACAAAGCAATTTGATCCATGGATTTAGACCTTTTAGAATGGAAAAGTGTATGAATTGATGGGCAAAATTACTATAAACAAAAGGATATTAGCTGACTTGAAAACTAATGGTCATACACCTCTGAATAGTGATCTGATC encodes:
- the wnt4.L gene encoding protein Wnt-4 isoform X2, which translates into the protein MCKRNLEVMDSVRRGAQLAIEECQYQFRNRRWNCSTLDTLPVFGKVVTQGTREAAFVYAISSAGVAFAVTRACSSGDLEKCGCDRTVHGVSPQGFQWSGCSDNILYGVAFSQSFVDVRERSKGGSSSRALMNLHNNEAGRKAILNNMRVECKCHGVSGSCEVKTCWKAMPTFRKVGNVLKEKFDGATEVEQKKIGSTKVLVPKNSQFKPHTDEDLVYLDSSPDFCDHDLKNGVLGTTGRQCNKTSKAIDGCELMCCGRGFHTEEVEIVERCSCKFHWCCFVKCKQCHKVVEMHTCR
- the wnt4.L gene encoding protein Wnt-4 isoform X1; its protein translation is MTPEYFLRYLAKLSSVGSISEEETCEKLKGLIQRQVQMCKRNLEVMDSVRRGAQLAIEECQYQFRNRRWNCSTLDTLPVFGKVVTQGTREAAFVYAISSAGVAFAVTRACSSGDLEKCGCDRTVHGVSPQGFQWSGCSDNILYGVAFSQSFVDVRERSKGGSSSRALMNLHNNEAGRKAILNNMRVECKCHGVSGSCEVKTCWKAMPTFRKVGNVLKEKFDGATEVEQKKIGSTKVLVPKNSQFKPHTDEDLVYLDSSPDFCDHDLKNGVLGTTGRQCNKTSKAIDGCELMCCGRGFHTEEVEIVERCSCKFHWCCFVKCKQCHKVVEMHTCR
- the wnt4.L gene encoding protein Wnt-4 isoform 2 precursor (isoform 2 precursor is encoded by transcript variant 2; The RefSeq protein has 1 substitution compared to this genomic sequence) translates to MTPEYFLRSLLMMILAVFSANASNWLYLAKLSSVGSISEEETCEKLKGPIQRQVQMCKRNLEVMDSVRRGAQLAIEECQYQFRNRRWNCSTLDTLPVFGKVVTQGTREAAFVYAISSAGVAFAVTRACSSGDLEKCGCDRTVHGVSPQGFQWSGCSDNILYGVAFSQSFVDVRERSKGGSSSRALMNLHNNEAGRKAILNNMRVECKCHGVSGSCEVKTCWKAMPTFRKVGNVLKEKFDGATEVEQKKIGSTKVLVPKNSQFKPHTDEDLVYLDSSPDFCDHDLKNGVLGTTGRQCNKTSKAIDGCELMCCGRGFHTEEVEIVERCSCKFHWCCFVKCKQCHKVVEMHTCR
- the wnt4.L gene encoding protein Wnt-4 isoform 1 (isoform 1 is encoded by transcript variant 1), with amino-acid sequence MDCQTAKITFSEGSVSSKEEQLDCQPPCLQVFQIYAFSMKAWYLAKLSSVGSISEEETCEKLKGLIQRQVQMCKRNLEVMDSVRRGAQLAIEECQYQFRNRRWNCSTLDTLPVFGKVVTQGTREAAFVYAISSAGVAFAVTRACSSGDLEKCGCDRTVHGVSPQGFQWSGCSDNILYGVAFSQSFVDVRERSKGGSSSRALMNLHNNEAGRKAILNNMRVECKCHGVSGSCEVKTCWKAMPTFRKVGNVLKEKFDGATEVEQKKIGSTKVLVPKNSQFKPHTDEDLVYLDSSPDFCDHDLKNGVLGTTGRQCNKTSKAIDGCELMCCGRGFHTEEVEIVERCSCKFHWCCFVKCKQCHKVVEMHTCR